A segment of the Panacibacter ginsenosidivorans genome:
AACGAGTGTTTCCCTCGCTACAGGTTTACTGGCCGTGCATTGTTTGTTACCACCGCATCCCGGTGCTGCAGCTGCTGCGGGAACTATAGGTGCAGATATTGGTAAGCTTATTTCATACGGTATCATCATTGCCGTGCCTGCCATGGTTGTTGGCCACTTATGGGCAAGGTATGCGGGCAATAAAATAGAATATGCCATCATTGAAGAAGATGAAATACCTGAGGACAAAACTGCACACCCTTCTGTTATAAAAGCATTTTTACCGGTAATTGTTCCCATACTGTTGATTGCAGCCGCGTCTTTTTTTAATGAATTCGCATTGACAAATGACTGGATAAAAAACTGGTTTGTGCTCGGCGACCCTGTTGTAGCATTAAGTGCAGGTATATTGCTTGCCTTTAATGCAAAAAAGAAATGGAACAAAAAAACAGTAAGCCTCTTACTTCAGGAATCTGCCGAAAAAGCCGGTGGTATATTAGTAATCATCGGTGCCGGCGGCGCATTTGGCGCCGTGCTTGCTGCAACAAAGATCGGTGATCATTTTAGTGCTGCATTTACATTGAACACACTTGGAATACTCTTTCCATTCCTGCTTACATTTATTTTAAAAACTGCACAGGGTTCATCAACTGTAGCAATAATTACAGCAGCTTCCATTGTGCAACCTTTATTACCGGCATTAGGACTAAATACTGAAGCAGGAAAATTAATTGCAGTATTAGCAATGGGTGCCGGTTCTATGATGATCTCTCATGCAAACGATGCATACTTTTGGGTAATCACAAAATTTTCAGGTATAGAAATGAAAGCAATGCTAAGGGTATATTCAACCGCAACGATATTCATGGGCCTTGTAACATTACTCATGGTTTATATTTTATCACTGTTTATTTTATAAATAACGTGGTACAAGCAATAGTATTTCATGGCATCATCGTTGCGTCGCATTACGTTCATCTGTTGTACTTATATTATGCTGCAGTGTTTATATTATAAGTCGGCCACCAATACAAATCGCAGTTCAATGAAAATAGTTATAGCGCCCAATGCTTTTAAGAATAGTTTAAACGCACAAGATGTTGCTGAAGCTATCAGTAAAGGCTTACAGCAAAGCAAACTTCAATGCGAAACAATTTGTTTTCCTGTGGGTGATGGTGGCGATGGAACAGGCGCATTGCTGGCTGCACATTTCAATGCAAAAAAAATTATTAAAACTGTTCATGATCCATTAGGCAGGATCATCGAAGCGTCATATGACTTTAGTAATGAAAGCAAAACAGCTATCATAGAAATGGCAGATGCATCGGGCTTACGTTTATTAAACCCGGAAGAATATGATCCTTTGCATGCCACCACTTATGGTACCGGAGAACTGATAAAAGCAGCACTGGATAGTGGCGCAAATCAAATAATTATTTGCATCGGAGGCAGTGCAACTGTGGATGCAGGTACAGGTATTATGCAGGCATTGGGCGGAAAATTTTTTGATATACATGAAAAAGAATTACAACAGTTGCCCGCAACACTCAAAGATCTTTTCGCTGTTAATCTTCTTTCATTGGACAGCAGAATATTACACACAGAAATAATTGTTTTATGTGATGTTGAAAATACCCTGCTTGGAGCGCATGGAGCCGCAAAAATATTCGGGCCACAAAAAGGCGCAACACAAAACGACATTTTAATATTGGAAGAAGGCTTTAAAAAACTTTGCAATATTGTTTATGATGAATCAGGAAAAGATATGTCGATGATAAAACATGGCGGCGCAGCAGGTGGGGTAGCCGCCGGTCTGTATACATTCCTGCATGCAAAACTGGTGAATGGCATCGATCATTTTTTACAGGTAACAAATTTTGATAAAGCACTTCAGCATACAGACCTGGTCATTACCGGGGAAGGAAGTATTGATACGCAAACTTTAAATGGGAAAGGTCCATTTGGTGTAGCACAAAAAGCAAAACAATATAACCTTCCTGTTGTGGGCATCGCCGGCAAAGTACCTCTGCTAGAAGACAACAACCTTCAAAAATATTTTGATGTGTTAATGCCGATAAGCAATGAAGCAATGGATCTATATACAGCAATGCAATACACTTATGAAAATCTTATACGCACTGCAAGGTCATTGGGTGATTTGATAGCTATGAAAAATACAGCTTAGGTAACCTTGAACTTCTATAACTGATAAATATTCTATTTGCGTTCATACTTCCAGTTCCTACCCTTTCCTTCACTGATCCATTCTACAGCAGACTTAATTCTTTTATCTCTTGTGGCTTCTGTTTTTGCTTCGGTTATCCATTGTATGTATTCCTTTCTGTGCGAGGGTGGAAATTTTTCAAATACCTCCTGTGCCTTTTTGTTCTTCTTTAATGCCACAGTCAATGCAGCGGGAACAGATATCTCTTTTACAGGTGTTTTTTGCTTTGGCGGAAGCTTTACAGCTGCTTCATTTAACTGGGCTGCTTCTTTAATATAGGTAACCAATATTTTATCTGAAGGCAGATCTTTTAATGAGATGATCCTGTTAAACTGGCCCATCGCATTTTTGCCATCTTTATTAAATAATTTCTCAGGGTCTTTCATAAGCCGGGCTTTCCAAAAGCCAAATGCACAATGTTCCTTGAATGCTGCCATGTTGCAAAGTGCCGCGCCTTTGTAATCAAAAAAAGGCATGCTCCATTTGATAGCTTCATTCACATCAGGGCATGCTTTATGTACCAATTTGCGTAAGTGCAATAGTATTGGTTTTGCAAAGTCTGCTGATTTTTCTATGTATGCATCAATGCGTGGTTCGGTTGTTGGCATAGCATTTTGATTTAACCAGAAAGATAAAAAAATTACAAGACTTTATGTGTGTTGAATAGTGATAATACGCAGAAGTGTGCGACGCAAGTAAAGCTTAATAGCAGCAATGCAGCTAAGTACCAAAATAAAAAAAGACCGTTGATCGCTCAACAGTCTTTTATAAAAAAAGAAATTTGTTTATAATTTTTTGATCATGATATTCCTGTACCAAACATCATTGCCATGATCCTGTAAAGCAATATGACCTTTAGTGAACGTGCCCCAATCAGGCATGTCTTTGAACTTGCTGCCTGCCACGAGTTTTTTCCAGTTATCATCCCATAAAGTAGTAGAGACAACTTTCGTACCGTTTAAATAAAGATCAAGCTGGCCTTTATTGGAAACGATCTCGGCCTGGTTCCATTGTCCCGGACCTTTCACCGTTTCAGGATTTGCCGCAATCAGGTCGTATAAATTCCCTGCGCGGTGTTTTGGAATTTTTCCATCGCTGTGGCCATCATTATCCAGCACCTGCATTTCCAGACCGGTATTCCATGTTTCTTTATATTTGGCAGTATCTTCATGAACATAAAATATAATACCACTATTACCAGCTTTTGAAATATTCCATTCAAGTTTCAGGTCGAAATTTTCATACTCATCATTAGAAACAAGGTCGCCACCGCCATCTGTTTGATAAGCTTTCTTTGCAGCAGCACTTAAATGTATAGCGCCACTGTCAACAGACCATGCTTTACCTGGTTCTGTTTTACCGTAAGAGTGCCAGCCCGCCAAAGTTGTGCCGTCAAATAAAGATACCCACCCCGTATCCATAGCTGTAGTTTCTGTTGCTACGGCAGAAGCAGTATCTTCTGTAGCGGCTTTTTCTGTGCCTGTTCCGCATGCGGTTAATGCGAGTGCAATTACTGCACTCAATATCAGCATTTTCATATGGCTGTTATTTATTGGTTTTTCAGAAGTAGAATATATTTTACCATTTGTTCAGCGTCTGCCTGGGAAAGTTCAGGATGAGCAGTCATTGGAACGTTTCCCCAAACACCGGAACCACCTGCAATAACTTTCTTAGCAAGATATGTAACAGCTGTATCCACACCTGCATACTTTGCTGCTACACTATCATAAGCAGGACCTATCAGTTTTTCTGATACTTTATGACAGGTAAGACAGTTTGATTTAGCAATAAGAGCAAGGCCAGCTTTGTAATCAGGATTTACAGTTATATCTTCTGCCGCTGCTGGTTCTGTTGCTACTGTAGCTGCAGAATCTTTAGCTGCATCACTGCTGCTGCCGCCACCGCAGGCTGCAATAAGAACGATTAATGCAGCGCTTACAAAATACTTTTTCAACGTAATAAAGTTTTGAGGTTATGAAATTAAGTGAGCTAAGATATTAATGAATGCCCAATATGCTGCGATTAAAATTTTCATCGCTGCCCGTATTGGCAAAATCGTCAAATGCTTTTTCTGTTACCCGAATAATATTTTTTGCAATGAATTCTGCGCCTTCTTTAGCGCCATCTTCCGGATGTTTTAAACAGCATTCCCATTCCATTACTGCCCATCCTTTGTAATCATAAGCAGCAAGCTTACTGAATATTGATTTAAAATCAACCTGTCCATCTCCCAATGAACGGAAACGTCCTGCTCTGTCTATCCAACCCTGGTAACCTCCATATACACCTTGTTTGCCTGTTGGATTAAACTCAGCATCTTTTACATGAAACATTTTGATGCGCTCATGATAAAAATCTATGTAATCAAGATAGTTCAGGCATTGCAATACAAAATGAGATGGATCATACAGCAAACATGCCCTTGCATGATTGTTTACTTCTTTTAAAAACATCTCATAACTCACGCCATCATGCAGGTCTTCCCCGGGGTGAATTTCGTAACATAAATCTACACCGCATGCATCGAATTCATTAAGTATCGGTAACCATCTTTTGGCTAATTCCTTAAACCCTGTTTCTACCAATCCCGCCGGCCTTTGCGGCCATGGATACATGGTGTGCCAAAGCAATGCGCCACTAAATGTTGCATGTGCATTCAATCCTAAATTTTGTGATGCTTTTGCAGCATACTTTAATTGCTGCACGGCCCATTCCTGTCTTGCTTTACTATTGCCATGAACAGATGCAGGTGCAAAGCCATCGAACTGTGCATCATATGCCGGGTGTACCGCAACTAACTGCCCCTGTAAATGCGTGGAGAGTTCGGTTAT
Coding sequences within it:
- a CDS encoding c-type cytochrome yields the protein MKKYFVSAALIVLIAACGGGSSSDAAKDSAATVATEPAAAEDITVNPDYKAGLALIAKSNCLTCHKVSEKLIGPAYDSVAAKYAGVDTAVTYLAKKVIAGGSGVWGNVPMTAHPELSQADAEQMVKYILLLKNQ
- a CDS encoding GntP family permease, encoding MNVSFLQVMVFLLAGITVIILLTAKFRVHAFFALMIACFITGLGVSMGMTNVITVIKDGFGNIMRSLGFIIVLGTALGILLEHTGSTKVMAGYILKKVGERNAALALSITGFIVGLPVFCDSGYIVLSGLNKSLSKKTGASIVVTSVSLATGLLAVHCLLPPHPGAAAAAGTIGADIGKLISYGIIIAVPAMVVGHLWARYAGNKIEYAIIEEDEIPEDKTAHPSVIKAFLPVIVPILLIAAASFFNEFALTNDWIKNWFVLGDPVVALSAGILLAFNAKKKWNKKTVSLLLQESAEKAGGILVIIGAGGAFGAVLAATKIGDHFSAAFTLNTLGILFPFLLTFILKTAQGSSTVAIITAASIVQPLLPALGLNTEAGKLIAVLAMGAGSMMISHANDAYFWVITKFSGIEMKAMLRVYSTATIFMGLVTLLMVYILSLFIL
- a CDS encoding sugar phosphate isomerase/epimerase family protein → MTTLKGPGIFLAQFMGDNPPFNNLQSICLWAESLGFKGVQIPTWDARCIDLQKAAESKTYADELKGIVNDAGLEITELSTHLQGQLVAVHPAYDAQFDGFAPASVHGNSKARQEWAVQQLKYAAKASQNLGLNAHATFSGALLWHTMYPWPQRPAGLVETGFKELAKRWLPILNEFDACGVDLCYEIHPGEDLHDGVSYEMFLKEVNNHARACLLYDPSHFVLQCLNYLDYIDFYHERIKMFHVKDAEFNPTGKQGVYGGYQGWIDRAGRFRSLGDGQVDFKSIFSKLAAYDYKGWAVMEWECCLKHPEDGAKEGAEFIAKNIIRVTEKAFDDFANTGSDENFNRSILGIH
- a CDS encoding 3-keto-disaccharide hydrolase is translated as MKMLILSAVIALALTACGTGTEKAATEDTASAVATETTAMDTGWVSLFDGTTLAGWHSYGKTEPGKAWSVDSGAIHLSAAAKKAYQTDGGGDLVSNDEYENFDLKLEWNISKAGNSGIIFYVHEDTAKYKETWNTGLEMQVLDNDGHSDGKIPKHRAGNLYDLIAANPETVKGPGQWNQAEIVSNKGQLDLYLNGTKVVSTTLWDDNWKKLVAGSKFKDMPDWGTFTKGHIALQDHGNDVWYRNIMIKKL
- a CDS encoding glycerate kinase family protein, giving the protein MKIVIAPNAFKNSLNAQDVAEAISKGLQQSKLQCETICFPVGDGGDGTGALLAAHFNAKKIIKTVHDPLGRIIEASYDFSNESKTAIIEMADASGLRLLNPEEYDPLHATTYGTGELIKAALDSGANQIIICIGGSATVDAGTGIMQALGGKFFDIHEKELQQLPATLKDLFAVNLLSLDSRILHTEIIVLCDVENTLLGAHGAAKIFGPQKGATQNDILILEEGFKKLCNIVYDESGKDMSMIKHGGAAGGVAAGLYTFLHAKLVNGIDHFLQVTNFDKALQHTDLVITGEGSIDTQTLNGKGPFGVAQKAKQYNLPVVGIAGKVPLLEDNNLQKYFDVLMPISNEAMDLYTAMQYTYENLIRTARSLGDLIAMKNTA
- a CDS encoding YdeI/OmpD-associated family protein is translated as MPTTEPRIDAYIEKSADFAKPILLHLRKLVHKACPDVNEAIKWSMPFFDYKGAALCNMAAFKEHCAFGFWKARLMKDPEKLFNKDGKNAMGQFNRIISLKDLPSDKILVTYIKEAAQLNEAAVKLPPKQKTPVKEISVPAALTVALKKNKKAQEVFEKFPPSHRKEYIQWITEAKTEATRDKRIKSAVEWISEGKGRNWKYERK